From Salvia splendens isolate huo1 chromosome 3, SspV2, whole genome shotgun sequence, a single genomic window includes:
- the LOC121795098 gene encoding protein ROLLING AND ERECT LEAF 2-like — protein MGCTQSKIENEETVNRCKERRQHMERAVTARNKFAAAHSAHAMSLKNTGAALSDFAQGEVTYPSTLGAAASASPSTVSAAPPPPPLPRFENFAPPPPPPEFPNTSPLQRAATMPEFVIPGPVNNHTDPIIEEENEEDDELESSHSLKRRSKSSKSAGRGGISPPEAVEEEVLHQQRKNDQRPPPPPPNSSSWDYFFETDNIPGPTLADVEENSVEREEMKRKMLAESARRKEMEAKAKAAKAEANEMASELPPQPPPPEAAMAAAMAGKRAKQAVLPAEGKKKSVSNVSLAQIFVELDDCFLKASESAHDVSRMLEATRLHYHSNFADKRGNINHSERVMRVITWNRSFRGLANADDRVDDFDSEEHETHATVLDKMLAWEKKLYDEVKAGEQMKLEHQKKVASLNKLKKRSSNTDALERMKAAVSHLHTRYIVDMQSMDSTVSEINRLRDEQLYPKLVSLVDAMAIMWETIRIHNENQSKIVQALKYLDISQAPKETTEHHHERTRQLGGVVQEWFTNFSELMGQQKEYIRALNHWLKLNLVPIDTNLKEKVSSPGRPQKPQIQTLLQAWQEYLDKLPDEPARQTINNFAAIIKTIWQYQVEELDYKNRCAEARKELIRKTRDFESWYNKQMQKRSPADDMDPERQMNQSHIADRQLAVETAKQKLEDAEESYQKQCVQVRDKSLMNLKSHLPELFRALSDFSLVSSDMYSHLRAIAHSQSRNEVS, from the exons ATGGGCTGCACGCAGTCGAAGATCGAGAACGAGGAGACGGTCAACCGATGCAAGGAGCGCAGGCAGCACATGGAGCGCGCCGTTACAGCGAGGAACAAATTCGCCGCCGCACACTCCGCCCACGCCATGTCCTTGAAGAACACCGGCGCCGCCCTCAGTGACTTCGCCCAGGGAGAGGTCACCTACCCCTCCACCCTCGGCGCCGCCGCTTCCGCGTCGCCATCCACCGTGAGTGCCgctccgcctcctcctcctctccctcGCTTCGAGAATTTCGCcccgccgcctcctccgccgGAATTCCCGAACACGTCACCGCTCCAGCGCGCCGCTACCATGCCGGAATTCGTGATCCCCGGACCCGTGAATAATCACACTGATCCGATAATTGAGGAAGAAAACGAAGAGGATGATGAATTGGAGAGTAGCCATAGCTTGAAACGGCGGAGTAAGAGTAGTAAAAGTGCGGGTAGAGGCGGGATCTCACCTCCTGAGGCTGTAGAAGAAGAGGTTTTGCATCAGCAGCGGAAGAATGATCAacggccgcctcctcctccgccgaaTTCTTCGTCTTGGGATTACTTCTTCGAAACCGACAATATTCCGGGGCCGACATTAGCTGATGTGGAGGAGAATAGTGTTGAGAGAGAGGAGATGAAACGGAAGATGCTTGCAGAAAGTGCCAGGAGAAAAGAAATGGAGGCGAAGGCTAAGGCTGCGAAAGCagaggcgaatgagatggcgaGTGAGCTTCCTCCGCAGCCACCTCCACCAGAAGCTGCAATGGCAGCTGCTATGGCTGGGAAGAGAGCGAAACAAGCTGTTCTTCCGGCTgaggggaagaagaagagtgTGTCTAATGTGAGCCTTGCGCAGATATTTGTCGAGCTTGATGATTGTTTTCTTAAGGCTTCAGAAAGCGCACATGATGTTTCTCGGATGCTAGAGGCTACCCGCTTGCATTATCACTCAAATTTTGCTGATAAAAGAG GGAATATTAATCATTCAGAAAGAGTGATGCGCGTCATTACTTGGAATCGGTCCTTTAGAGGTTTGGCTAATGCTGATGATCGGGTGGATGACTTTGATTCGGAGGAGCATGAAACTCATGCAACGGTGTTGGACAAGATGCTGGCATGGGAAAAAAAGCTCTATGATGAAGTGAAG GCAGGAGAACAGATGAAACTTGAACATCAAAAGAAGGTGGCCTCATTGAACAAGTTGAAGAAACGTAGCTCAAACACAGATGCGTTGGAGAGAATGAAAGCTGCAGTTAGCCATCTGCATACGAGATATATAGTCGACATGCAGTCCATGGATTCCACTGTTTCTGAAATTAATCGTCTGCGTGACGAACAACTCTATCCAAAACTCGTTTCCCTTGTTGATGC AATGGCTATTATGTGGGAGACAATCAGAATACACAATGAGAACCAATCCAAGATTGTTCAAGCATTGAAGTATCTCGACATCTCCCAAGCTCCAAAAGAAACAACCGAACACCACCATGAGCGCACACGCCAGCTAGGCGGTGTGGTTCAGGAATGGTTTACAAATTTCAGTGAACTCATGGGCCAGCAAAAAGAATATATCAGAGCACTCAACCATTGGTTGAAGCTAAACCTCGTTCCAATCGACACAAACTTgaaggagaaggtctcatcaccCGGTCGACCTCAAAAACCCCAGATCCAGACACTCCTCCAAGCCTGGCAAGAATATCTAGACAAGCTCCCCGACGAGCCAGCAAGGCAGACTATCAACAACTTTGCAGCCATTATAAAGACCATATGGCAGTATCAAGTGGAGGAGCTCGACTATAAAAACAGGTGTGCAGAAGCAAGAAAGGAACTCATCAGAAAAACCCGAGATTTTGAGAGTTGGTACAACAAGCAAATGCAGAAGAGATCACCTGCTGATGACATGGATCCAGAGAGGCAGATGAATCAGAGTCATATTGCTGATAGGCAGCTCGCGGTTGAAACTGCAAAACAGAAACTGGAGGACGCGGAAGAGTCTTATCAGAAGCAATGTGTTCAAGTTAGAGATAAGTCCCTTATGAATCTGAAGAGCCATTTGCCCGAACTCTTTAGGGCGCTGTCCGATTTTTCTCTCGTCTCCTCGGACATGTACAGTCATTTGAGGGCCATCGCGCATTCGCAAAGCAGGAATGAGGTATCTTAA